A window of the Brassica oleracea var. oleracea cultivar TO1000 chromosome C1, BOL, whole genome shotgun sequence genome harbors these coding sequences:
- the LOC106293844 gene encoding uncharacterized protein LOC106293844 isoform X4 produces the protein MSPKIVQGHGEVFTHFISLPLAIHPELKQKVETFRNSVLGNNNDRKPLKFQSTLDEMGIEKSMFISPNSLHLTVVMLKLENKEAVDAAQDILKSVSASVRHALDNRPVFIRLKGLDCMNGSLDKTRVLYAPVEEVGGDGRLLRACNIIIDAFVNVGFAGKDAKSRLKLHVTMMNATYRRDKSKGMTFDGREIHKEFGRTDWGEYLIREAQISKRFWYDANGYFHCCGSLPFPHK, from the exons ATGTCTCCAAAG ATTGTACAAGGTCATGGAGAAGTGTTTACACACTTTATATCACTTCCATTAGCTATACACCCTGAGCTGAAACAAAAGGTTGAGACTTTTCGGAATTCTGTATTGGGCAACAATAATGATAGGAAACCCTTGAAGTTTCAGAGCACTTTAGATG AAATGGGAATCGAAAAGTCGATGTTTATTTCGCCGAACAGTTTACACTTGACTGTGGTTATGTTAAAGTTAGAGAACAAGGAAGCTGTGGATGCAGCTCAGGATATCCTCAAG AGTGTTTCTGCTAGTGTGAGGCATGCTTTGGATAACCGTCCTGTCTTCATACGACTTAAAGGATTG GATTGTATGAATGGATCTTTAGACAAAACCCGAGTGCTCTATGCACCTGTTGAAGAAGTTGGGGGTGATGGCCGGCTGCTAAGGGCTTGTA ATATAATCATAGATGCATTTGTGAATGTTGGATTTGCTGGGAAAGATGCAAAGTCACGCTTAAAG CTACATGTCACGATGATGAATGCAACCTACAGAAGGGATAAAAGCAAAGGGATGACTTTCGATGGACGAGAGATACATAAAGAGTTTGGGAGAACGGATTGGGGTGAATATCTAATCAGAGAGGCTCAGATCTCAAAACGGTTTTGGTATGACGCGAACGGCTACTTCCATTGCTGTGGTTCACTACCTTTTCCACATAAGTGA
- the LOC106300928 gene encoding uncharacterized protein LOC106300928: MQLRISLRSISASVIYALDNRPVFIRLKGLSSMNGSLEKTRVLYAPVEEVGDEDRLLRACHTIIDAFANAGFAGRDAKLHLKLHVTLMNTTYRRDERKSNTFDAREIHKEFGGKDWGEYLIREAQISKRFWYDADGYFHCCGSLPFHIK, encoded by the exons ATGCAGCTCAGGATATCCTTAAG GAGTATTTCTGCGAGTGTGATTTATGCTTTGGATAACCGTCCTGTCTTCATACGACTTAAAGGATTG AGTTCTATGAATGGATCTTTAGAGAAAACCCGCGTGCTTTATGCACCTGTTGAAGAAGTTGGGGATGAAGACCGGCTGCTAAGGGCTTGTC ATACTATCATTGATGCATTTGCGAATGCTGGATTTGCTGGGAGAGATGCAAAGCTACACTTGAAG CTACATGTCACGCTGATGAATACAACCTATAGAAGGGATGAAAGGAAATCAAATACATTTGATGCACGAGAGATACACAAAGAGTTTGGGGGAAAAGATTGGGGTGAATATCTAATCAGAGAAGCTCAGATCTCAAAGAGGTTTTGGTATGACGCGGACGGCTACTTCCATTGCTGTGGTTCACTACCTTTCCACATTAAGTGA
- the LOC106293844 gene encoding uncharacterized protein LOC106293844 isoform X1, whose protein sequence is MKTDLFKNSSKQSSSLQIRGGSSTSHPSPHVSKGKQIVQGHGEVFTHFISLPLAIHPELKQKVETFRNSVLGNNNDRKPLKFQSTLDEMGIEKSMFISPNSLHLTVVMLKLENKEAVDAAQDILKSVSASVRHALDNRPVFIRLKGLDCMNGSLDKTRVLYAPVEEVGGDGRLLRACNIIIDAFVNVGFAGKDAKSRLKLHVTMMNATYRRDKSKGMTFDGREIHKEFGRTDWGEYLIREAQISKRFWYDANGYFHCCGSLPFPHK, encoded by the exons ATGAAAACAGATTTGTTCAAGAATTCGTCAAAGCAGAGCTCATCACTACAGATTCGCGGGGGATCTTCCACTTCCCATCCCAGTCCACATGTCTCCAAAGGCAAGCAG ATTGTACAAGGTCATGGAGAAGTGTTTACACACTTTATATCACTTCCATTAGCTATACACCCTGAGCTGAAACAAAAGGTTGAGACTTTTCGGAATTCTGTATTGGGCAACAATAATGATAGGAAACCCTTGAAGTTTCAGAGCACTTTAGATG AAATGGGAATCGAAAAGTCGATGTTTATTTCGCCGAACAGTTTACACTTGACTGTGGTTATGTTAAAGTTAGAGAACAAGGAAGCTGTGGATGCAGCTCAGGATATCCTCAAG AGTGTTTCTGCTAGTGTGAGGCATGCTTTGGATAACCGTCCTGTCTTCATACGACTTAAAGGATTG GATTGTATGAATGGATCTTTAGACAAAACCCGAGTGCTCTATGCACCTGTTGAAGAAGTTGGGGGTGATGGCCGGCTGCTAAGGGCTTGTA ATATAATCATAGATGCATTTGTGAATGTTGGATTTGCTGGGAAAGATGCAAAGTCACGCTTAAAG CTACATGTCACGATGATGAATGCAACCTACAGAAGGGATAAAAGCAAAGGGATGACTTTCGATGGACGAGAGATACATAAAGAGTTTGGGAGAACGGATTGGGGTGAATATCTAATCAGAGAGGCTCAGATCTCAAAACGGTTTTGGTATGACGCGAACGGCTACTTCCATTGCTGTGGTTCACTACCTTTTCCACATAAGTGA
- the LOC106293844 gene encoding uncharacterized protein LOC106293844 isoform X3, with the protein MKTDLFKNSSKQSSSLQIRGGSSTSHPSPHVSKGHGEVFTHFISLPLAIHPELKQKVETFRNSVLGNNNDRKPLKFQSTLDEMGIEKSMFISPNSLHLTVVMLKLENKEAVDAAQDILKSVSASVRHALDNRPVFIRLKGLDCMNGSLDKTRVLYAPVEEVGGDGRLLRACNIIIDAFVNVGFAGKDAKSRLKLHVTMMNATYRRDKSKGMTFDGREIHKEFGRTDWGEYLIREAQISKRFWYDANGYFHCCGSLPFPHK; encoded by the exons ATGAAAACAGATTTGTTCAAGAATTCGTCAAAGCAGAGCTCATCACTACAGATTCGCGGGGGATCTTCCACTTCCCATCCCAGTCCACATGTCTCCAAAG GTCATGGAGAAGTGTTTACACACTTTATATCACTTCCATTAGCTATACACCCTGAGCTGAAACAAAAGGTTGAGACTTTTCGGAATTCTGTATTGGGCAACAATAATGATAGGAAACCCTTGAAGTTTCAGAGCACTTTAGATG AAATGGGAATCGAAAAGTCGATGTTTATTTCGCCGAACAGTTTACACTTGACTGTGGTTATGTTAAAGTTAGAGAACAAGGAAGCTGTGGATGCAGCTCAGGATATCCTCAAG AGTGTTTCTGCTAGTGTGAGGCATGCTTTGGATAACCGTCCTGTCTTCATACGACTTAAAGGATTG GATTGTATGAATGGATCTTTAGACAAAACCCGAGTGCTCTATGCACCTGTTGAAGAAGTTGGGGGTGATGGCCGGCTGCTAAGGGCTTGTA ATATAATCATAGATGCATTTGTGAATGTTGGATTTGCTGGGAAAGATGCAAAGTCACGCTTAAAG CTACATGTCACGATGATGAATGCAACCTACAGAAGGGATAAAAGCAAAGGGATGACTTTCGATGGACGAGAGATACATAAAGAGTTTGGGAGAACGGATTGGGGTGAATATCTAATCAGAGAGGCTCAGATCTCAAAACGGTTTTGGTATGACGCGAACGGCTACTTCCATTGCTGTGGTTCACTACCTTTTCCACATAAGTGA
- the LOC106293844 gene encoding uncharacterized protein LOC106293844 isoform X2 codes for MDLFKNSSKQSSSLQIRGGSSTSHPSPHVSKGKQIVQGHGEVFTHFISLPLAIHPELKQKVETFRNSVLGNNNDRKPLKFQSTLDEMGIEKSMFISPNSLHLTVVMLKLENKEAVDAAQDILKSVSASVRHALDNRPVFIRLKGLDCMNGSLDKTRVLYAPVEEVGGDGRLLRACNIIIDAFVNVGFAGKDAKSRLKLHVTMMNATYRRDKSKGMTFDGREIHKEFGRTDWGEYLIREAQISKRFWYDANGYFHCCGSLPFPHK; via the exons ATGG ATTTGTTCAAGAATTCGTCAAAGCAGAGCTCATCACTACAGATTCGCGGGGGATCTTCCACTTCCCATCCCAGTCCACATGTCTCCAAAGGCAAGCAG ATTGTACAAGGTCATGGAGAAGTGTTTACACACTTTATATCACTTCCATTAGCTATACACCCTGAGCTGAAACAAAAGGTTGAGACTTTTCGGAATTCTGTATTGGGCAACAATAATGATAGGAAACCCTTGAAGTTTCAGAGCACTTTAGATG AAATGGGAATCGAAAAGTCGATGTTTATTTCGCCGAACAGTTTACACTTGACTGTGGTTATGTTAAAGTTAGAGAACAAGGAAGCTGTGGATGCAGCTCAGGATATCCTCAAG AGTGTTTCTGCTAGTGTGAGGCATGCTTTGGATAACCGTCCTGTCTTCATACGACTTAAAGGATTG GATTGTATGAATGGATCTTTAGACAAAACCCGAGTGCTCTATGCACCTGTTGAAGAAGTTGGGGGTGATGGCCGGCTGCTAAGGGCTTGTA ATATAATCATAGATGCATTTGTGAATGTTGGATTTGCTGGGAAAGATGCAAAGTCACGCTTAAAG CTACATGTCACGATGATGAATGCAACCTACAGAAGGGATAAAAGCAAAGGGATGACTTTCGATGGACGAGAGATACATAAAGAGTTTGGGAGAACGGATTGGGGTGAATATCTAATCAGAGAGGCTCAGATCTCAAAACGGTTTTGGTATGACGCGAACGGCTACTTCCATTGCTGTGGTTCACTACCTTTTCCACATAAGTGA